The Takifugu flavidus isolate HTHZ2018 chromosome 17, ASM371156v2, whole genome shotgun sequence genome contains a region encoding:
- the rsu1 gene encoding ras suppressor protein 1, translating into MSKSLKKIVEESRDKNLLEVEICDRGISNMLDIPGIFTLSNITQLVLSHNKLTVVPPNISELKNLEVLNVFNNQIEELPTQLSSLQKLKHLNLGMNCLSSLPRGFGSLPALEVLDLTYNNLNQNSLPGNFFYLTTLRALYLSDNDFETLPTDIGKLTKLQILSLRDNDLISLPKEIGELAHLKELHIQGNRLTVLPPELGNLDLTGPKQVFKAENNPWVTPIADQFQLGVSHVFEYVRSETYKYLYGRHMQANPEPPKKSNDKSKKISRKPLAAKNK; encoded by the exons ATGTCCAAATCTTTGAAGAAGATTGTTGAAGAGAGTCGAGACAAGAATCTCCTGGAGGTGGAAATCTGCGACAGGGGCATTTCCAACATGCTGGACATCCCAGGAATAT TCACACTGTCAAACATCACTCAGCTGGTGCTCAGCCACAACAAGCTCACAG TGGTGCCTCCTAACATCTCAGAACTGAAGAACTTAGAAGTTCTCAACGTGTTCAATAATCAGATTGAGGAACTTCCCACTCAGCTCAGCAGCCTTCAGAAGCTGAAGCATCTCAACCTTGG TATGAACTGTCTGAGCAGTTTGCCCAGAGGATTTGGATCCTTGCCGGCTCTAGAAGTGTTGGACCTCACCTACAACAACCTGAACCAGAACTCCCTCCCCGGAAACTTTTTCTACCTCA CAACCCTTCGTGCTCTGTACCTGAGCGATAACGACTTCGAGACGTTGCCCACAGACATTGGGAAGCTGACAAAGCTGCAAATA TTGAGTCTGCGGGACAATGATCTGATTTCATTGCCAAAGGAGATCGGTGAGCTGGCTCACCTTAAAGAGCTCCACATCCAGGGCAACAGACTGACTGTCCTGCCCCCTGAACTTG GTAATCTGGATTTGACTGGACCAAAGCAGGTGTTTAAGGCAGAGAACAATCCCTGGGTCACCCCCATCGCCGACCAGTTCCAGCTGGGTGTCTCTCATGTGTTTGAGTATGTTCGCTCAGAGACCTATAAATA cctctACGGCAGACACATGCAGGCCAACCCAGAACCACCGAAGAAGAGCAACGATAAGAGTAAGAAGATCAGCCGCAAGCCTCTGGCTGCCAAGAACAAATGA
- the trdmt1 gene encoding tRNA (cytosine(38)-C(5))-methyltransferase isoform X1, translating to MRVLELYSGIGGMHYALIESNLSYQVVAAVDINTTANQVYTHNIPNTALLNKTIEGITLEEFNKLSFDMILMSPPCQPFTRIGLQRDLDDPRTKSFLHIVDLLPRLSKAPLYILLENVKGFEKSAAREYLVKTLRECQYTVQEMMVSPTHVGIPNSRLRYYLMAKRSAQQKSDAQTGQEAPVSFHPTFQNLSPTTDELQELQVTLISAPSTGPAEDAPPAPHICPPQDKSHTCPCSTQLKATLEVQKKQIQNSDLSVQQIQAFLEPQEDVHEPQHLLPPKTLLRYAQLLDIVRPSCRRSVCFTKGYRKYVEGTGSVLQCCLDTSVEDVFPSLDQCSEEEKVQRLLDLKLRYFTPREVANLMGFPQSFTFPESVSTKQQYRLLGNSLNVVVVAKLLQLLVTPEQQHKDGGPH from the exons atgcgGGTGTTGGAGCTCTATAGCGGGATTGGGGGGATGCATTATGCTCTGATAG aGTCAAACCTGTCTTACCAGGTCGTTGCTGCCGTGGACATAAACACCACCGCTAACCAAGTCTACACACACAACATCCCCAACACCGCTCTGTTGAACAAGACCATCGAG GGTATCACACTTGAAGAGTTCAATAAATTGTCTTTTGATATGATCCTGATGAGCCCCCCTTGTCAGCCGTTCACCAG GATAGGACTTCAGCGTGACCTTGATGATCCTCGAACAAAGAGCTTTCTGCACATCGTTGATCTGCTGCCAAG GCTGTCCAAAGCGCCCCTCTACATCCTGCTGGAGAACGTGAAAGGCTTTGAGAAGTCTGCTGCCAG GGAGTATTTGGTGAAAACCCTGAGGGAATGTCAGTACACTGTCCAAGAGATGATGGTTTCTCCCACACAT GTCGGGATCCCAAACTCAAGACTACGTTATTATCTGATGGCAAAGAGATCAGCGCAGCAGAAG AGCGACGCCCAGACTGGACAGGAAGCACCTGTCTCCTTTCATCCTACCTTTCAGAATCTTTCCCCAACTACAGATGAACTACAGGAACTACAGGTGACTCTG ATTTCAGCTCCCTCGACGGGTCCTGCTGAGGACGCCCCACCTGCTCCACACATCTGCCCACCACAGGACAAATCGCACACGTGTCCCTGCTCGACTCAGCTGAAGGCCACGCTGGAAGTCCAGAAGAAGCAGATCCAGAACTCTGATCTGTCTGTCCAACAGATCCAGGCCTTTTTGGAGCCGCAGGAGGACGTTCATGAACCgcagcatctcctccctccAAAGACTCTGCTGCGATACGCTCAGCTGCTGGACATCGTCCGACCCTCGTGTAGGAGGTCCGTCTGCTTCACGAAAGG GTACAGGAAGTACGTGGAGGGAACGGGCtcagtgctgcagtgctgcCTGGACACATCC GTGGAAGATGTGTTTCCCAGTCTGGACCAGTgctcagaagaggagaaagtccAGAGGTTGCTGGACCTGAAGCTCCGCTACTTCACCCCCAGAGAGGTGGCCAATCTGATGGGCTTTCCTCAGAGCTTCA CCTTTCCAGAGTCCGTCTCTACCAAGCAGCAGTACAGACTTCTGGGGAACAGCCTgaacgtggtggtggtggccaaacttctgcagctgctggtgactccagagcagcagcacaaagacgGCGGACCCCATTGA
- the trdmt1 gene encoding tRNA (cytosine(38)-C(5))-methyltransferase isoform X3, whose product MRVLELYSGIGGMHYALIESNLSYQVVAAVDINTTANQVYTHNIPNTALLNKTIEGITLEEFNKLSFDMILMSPPCQPFTRIGLQRDLDDPRTKSFLHIVDLLPRLSKAPLYILLENVKGFEKSAAREYLVKTLRECQYTVQEMMVSPTHVGIPNSRLRYYLMAKRSAQQKSDAQTGQEAPVSFHPTFQNLSPTTDELQELQVTLIQAFLEPQEDVHEPQHLLPPKTLLRYAQLLDIVRPSCRRSVCFTKGYRKYVEGTGSVLQCCLDTSVEDVFPSLDQCSEEEKVQRLLDLKLRYFTPREVANLMGFPQSFTFPESVSTKQQYRLLGNSLNVVVVAKLLQLLVTPEQQHKDGGPH is encoded by the exons atgcgGGTGTTGGAGCTCTATAGCGGGATTGGGGGGATGCATTATGCTCTGATAG aGTCAAACCTGTCTTACCAGGTCGTTGCTGCCGTGGACATAAACACCACCGCTAACCAAGTCTACACACACAACATCCCCAACACCGCTCTGTTGAACAAGACCATCGAG GGTATCACACTTGAAGAGTTCAATAAATTGTCTTTTGATATGATCCTGATGAGCCCCCCTTGTCAGCCGTTCACCAG GATAGGACTTCAGCGTGACCTTGATGATCCTCGAACAAAGAGCTTTCTGCACATCGTTGATCTGCTGCCAAG GCTGTCCAAAGCGCCCCTCTACATCCTGCTGGAGAACGTGAAAGGCTTTGAGAAGTCTGCTGCCAG GGAGTATTTGGTGAAAACCCTGAGGGAATGTCAGTACACTGTCCAAGAGATGATGGTTTCTCCCACACAT GTCGGGATCCCAAACTCAAGACTACGTTATTATCTGATGGCAAAGAGATCAGCGCAGCAGAAG AGCGACGCCCAGACTGGACAGGAAGCACCTGTCTCCTTTCATCCTACCTTTCAGAATCTTTCCCCAACTACAGATGAACTACAGGAACTACAGGTGACTCTG ATCCAGGCCTTTTTGGAGCCGCAGGAGGACGTTCATGAACCgcagcatctcctccctccAAAGACTCTGCTGCGATACGCTCAGCTGCTGGACATCGTCCGACCCTCGTGTAGGAGGTCCGTCTGCTTCACGAAAGG GTACAGGAAGTACGTGGAGGGAACGGGCtcagtgctgcagtgctgcCTGGACACATCC GTGGAAGATGTGTTTCCCAGTCTGGACCAGTgctcagaagaggagaaagtccAGAGGTTGCTGGACCTGAAGCTCCGCTACTTCACCCCCAGAGAGGTGGCCAATCTGATGGGCTTTCCTCAGAGCTTCA CCTTTCCAGAGTCCGTCTCTACCAAGCAGCAGTACAGACTTCTGGGGAACAGCCTgaacgtggtggtggtggccaaacttctgcagctgctggtgactccagagcagcagcacaaagacgGCGGACCCCATTGA
- the trdmt1 gene encoding tRNA (cytosine(38)-C(5))-methyltransferase isoform X4: MRVLELYSGIGGMHYALIESNLSYQVVAAVDINTTANQVYTHNIPNTALLNKTIEGITLEEFNKLSFDMILMSPPCQPFTRIGLQRDLDDPRTKSFLHIVDLLPRLSKAPLYILLENVKGFEKSAAREYLVKTLRECQYTVQEMMVSPTHVGIPNSRLRYYLMAKRSAQQKSDAQTGQEAPVSFHPTFQNLSPTTDELQELQIQAFLEPQEDVHEPQHLLPPKTLLRYAQLLDIVRPSCRRSVCFTKGYRKYVEGTGSVLQCCLDTSVEDVFPSLDQCSEEEKVQRLLDLKLRYFTPREVANLMGFPQSFTFPESVSTKQQYRLLGNSLNVVVVAKLLQLLVTPEQQHKDGGPH, encoded by the exons atgcgGGTGTTGGAGCTCTATAGCGGGATTGGGGGGATGCATTATGCTCTGATAG aGTCAAACCTGTCTTACCAGGTCGTTGCTGCCGTGGACATAAACACCACCGCTAACCAAGTCTACACACACAACATCCCCAACACCGCTCTGTTGAACAAGACCATCGAG GGTATCACACTTGAAGAGTTCAATAAATTGTCTTTTGATATGATCCTGATGAGCCCCCCTTGTCAGCCGTTCACCAG GATAGGACTTCAGCGTGACCTTGATGATCCTCGAACAAAGAGCTTTCTGCACATCGTTGATCTGCTGCCAAG GCTGTCCAAAGCGCCCCTCTACATCCTGCTGGAGAACGTGAAAGGCTTTGAGAAGTCTGCTGCCAG GGAGTATTTGGTGAAAACCCTGAGGGAATGTCAGTACACTGTCCAAGAGATGATGGTTTCTCCCACACAT GTCGGGATCCCAAACTCAAGACTACGTTATTATCTGATGGCAAAGAGATCAGCGCAGCAGAAG AGCGACGCCCAGACTGGACAGGAAGCACCTGTCTCCTTTCATCCTACCTTTCAGAATCTTTCCCCAACTACAGATGAACTACAGGAACTACAG ATCCAGGCCTTTTTGGAGCCGCAGGAGGACGTTCATGAACCgcagcatctcctccctccAAAGACTCTGCTGCGATACGCTCAGCTGCTGGACATCGTCCGACCCTCGTGTAGGAGGTCCGTCTGCTTCACGAAAGG GTACAGGAAGTACGTGGAGGGAACGGGCtcagtgctgcagtgctgcCTGGACACATCC GTGGAAGATGTGTTTCCCAGTCTGGACCAGTgctcagaagaggagaaagtccAGAGGTTGCTGGACCTGAAGCTCCGCTACTTCACCCCCAGAGAGGTGGCCAATCTGATGGGCTTTCCTCAGAGCTTCA CCTTTCCAGAGTCCGTCTCTACCAAGCAGCAGTACAGACTTCTGGGGAACAGCCTgaacgtggtggtggtggccaaacttctgcagctgctggtgactccagagcagcagcacaaagacgGCGGACCCCATTGA
- the trdmt1 gene encoding tRNA (cytosine(38)-C(5))-methyltransferase isoform X2, translated as MRVLELYSGIGGMHYALIESNLSYQVVAAVDINTTANQVYTHNIPNTALLNKTIEGITLEEFNKLSFDMILMSPPCQPFTRIGLQRDLDDPRTKSFLHIVDLLPRLSKAPLYILLENVKGFEKSAAREYLVKTLRECQYTVQEMMVSPTHVGIPNSRLRYYLMAKRSAQQKSDAQTGQEAPVSFHPTFQNLSPTTDELQELQISAPSTGPAEDAPPAPHICPPQDKSHTCPCSTQLKATLEVQKKQIQNSDLSVQQIQAFLEPQEDVHEPQHLLPPKTLLRYAQLLDIVRPSCRRSVCFTKGYRKYVEGTGSVLQCCLDTSVEDVFPSLDQCSEEEKVQRLLDLKLRYFTPREVANLMGFPQSFTFPESVSTKQQYRLLGNSLNVVVVAKLLQLLVTPEQQHKDGGPH; from the exons atgcgGGTGTTGGAGCTCTATAGCGGGATTGGGGGGATGCATTATGCTCTGATAG aGTCAAACCTGTCTTACCAGGTCGTTGCTGCCGTGGACATAAACACCACCGCTAACCAAGTCTACACACACAACATCCCCAACACCGCTCTGTTGAACAAGACCATCGAG GGTATCACACTTGAAGAGTTCAATAAATTGTCTTTTGATATGATCCTGATGAGCCCCCCTTGTCAGCCGTTCACCAG GATAGGACTTCAGCGTGACCTTGATGATCCTCGAACAAAGAGCTTTCTGCACATCGTTGATCTGCTGCCAAG GCTGTCCAAAGCGCCCCTCTACATCCTGCTGGAGAACGTGAAAGGCTTTGAGAAGTCTGCTGCCAG GGAGTATTTGGTGAAAACCCTGAGGGAATGTCAGTACACTGTCCAAGAGATGATGGTTTCTCCCACACAT GTCGGGATCCCAAACTCAAGACTACGTTATTATCTGATGGCAAAGAGATCAGCGCAGCAGAAG AGCGACGCCCAGACTGGACAGGAAGCACCTGTCTCCTTTCATCCTACCTTTCAGAATCTTTCCCCAACTACAGATGAACTACAGGAACTACAG ATTTCAGCTCCCTCGACGGGTCCTGCTGAGGACGCCCCACCTGCTCCACACATCTGCCCACCACAGGACAAATCGCACACGTGTCCCTGCTCGACTCAGCTGAAGGCCACGCTGGAAGTCCAGAAGAAGCAGATCCAGAACTCTGATCTGTCTGTCCAACAGATCCAGGCCTTTTTGGAGCCGCAGGAGGACGTTCATGAACCgcagcatctcctccctccAAAGACTCTGCTGCGATACGCTCAGCTGCTGGACATCGTCCGACCCTCGTGTAGGAGGTCCGTCTGCTTCACGAAAGG GTACAGGAAGTACGTGGAGGGAACGGGCtcagtgctgcagtgctgcCTGGACACATCC GTGGAAGATGTGTTTCCCAGTCTGGACCAGTgctcagaagaggagaaagtccAGAGGTTGCTGGACCTGAAGCTCCGCTACTTCACCCCCAGAGAGGTGGCCAATCTGATGGGCTTTCCTCAGAGCTTCA CCTTTCCAGAGTCCGTCTCTACCAAGCAGCAGTACAGACTTCTGGGGAACAGCCTgaacgtggtggtggtggccaaacttctgcagctgctggtgactccagagcagcagcacaaagacgGCGGACCCCATTGA
- the trdmt1 gene encoding tRNA (cytosine(38)-C(5))-methyltransferase isoform X6 has product MRVLELYSGIGGMHYALIESNLSYQVVAAVDINTTANQVYTHNIPNTALLNKTIEGITLEEFNKLSFDMILMSPPCQPFTRIGLQRDLDDPRTKSFLHIVDLLPRLSKAPLYILLENVKGFEKSAAREYLVKTLRECQYTVQEMMVSPTHVGIPNSRLRYYLMAKRSAQQKSDAQTGQEAPVSFHPTFQNLSPTTDELQELQVQEVRGGNGLSAAVLPGHIRGRCVSQSGPVLRRGESPEVAGPEAPLLHPQRGGQSDGLSSELHLSRVRLYQAAVQTSGEQPERGGGGQTSAAAGDSRAAAQRRRTPLSPLMVPALHSQASGPVQPLMSCDR; this is encoded by the exons atgcgGGTGTTGGAGCTCTATAGCGGGATTGGGGGGATGCATTATGCTCTGATAG aGTCAAACCTGTCTTACCAGGTCGTTGCTGCCGTGGACATAAACACCACCGCTAACCAAGTCTACACACACAACATCCCCAACACCGCTCTGTTGAACAAGACCATCGAG GGTATCACACTTGAAGAGTTCAATAAATTGTCTTTTGATATGATCCTGATGAGCCCCCCTTGTCAGCCGTTCACCAG GATAGGACTTCAGCGTGACCTTGATGATCCTCGAACAAAGAGCTTTCTGCACATCGTTGATCTGCTGCCAAG GCTGTCCAAAGCGCCCCTCTACATCCTGCTGGAGAACGTGAAAGGCTTTGAGAAGTCTGCTGCCAG GGAGTATTTGGTGAAAACCCTGAGGGAATGTCAGTACACTGTCCAAGAGATGATGGTTTCTCCCACACAT GTCGGGATCCCAAACTCAAGACTACGTTATTATCTGATGGCAAAGAGATCAGCGCAGCAGAAG AGCGACGCCCAGACTGGACAGGAAGCACCTGTCTCCTTTCATCCTACCTTTCAGAATCTTTCCCCAACTACAGATGAACTACAGGAACTACAG GTACAGGAAGTACGTGGAGGGAACGGGCtcagtgctgcagtgctgcCTGGACACATCC GTGGAAGATGTGTTTCCCAGTCTGGACCAGTgctcagaagaggagaaagtccAGAGGTTGCTGGACCTGAAGCTCCGCTACTTCACCCCCAGAGAGGTGGCCAATCTGATGGGCTTTCCTCAGAGCTTCA CCTTTCCAGAGTCCGTCTCTACCAAGCAGCAGTACAGACTTCTGGGGAACAGCCTgaacgtggtggtggtggccaaacttctgcagctgctggtgactccagagcagcagcacaaagacgGCGGACCCCATTGAGTCCTCTCATGGTTCCGGCCCTGCACAGCCAAGCGTCTGGGCCGGTGCAGCCTCTCATGTCATGTGACCGCTGA
- the trdmt1 gene encoding tRNA (cytosine(38)-C(5))-methyltransferase isoform X5, translated as MILMSPPCQPFTRIGLQRDLDDPRTKSFLHIVDLLPRLSKAPLYILLENVKGFEKSAAREYLVKTLRECQYTVQEMMVSPTHVGIPNSRLRYYLMAKRSAQQKSDAQTGQEAPVSFHPTFQNLSPTTDELQELQVTLISAPSTGPAEDAPPAPHICPPQDKSHTCPCSTQLKATLEVQKKQIQNSDLSVQQIQAFLEPQEDVHEPQHLLPPKTLLRYAQLLDIVRPSCRRSVCFTKGYRKYVEGTGSVLQCCLDTSVEDVFPSLDQCSEEEKVQRLLDLKLRYFTPREVANLMGFPQSFTFPESVSTKQQYRLLGNSLNVVVVAKLLQLLVTPEQQHKDGGPH; from the exons ATGATCCTGATGAGCCCCCCTTGTCAGCCGTTCACCAG GATAGGACTTCAGCGTGACCTTGATGATCCTCGAACAAAGAGCTTTCTGCACATCGTTGATCTGCTGCCAAG GCTGTCCAAAGCGCCCCTCTACATCCTGCTGGAGAACGTGAAAGGCTTTGAGAAGTCTGCTGCCAG GGAGTATTTGGTGAAAACCCTGAGGGAATGTCAGTACACTGTCCAAGAGATGATGGTTTCTCCCACACAT GTCGGGATCCCAAACTCAAGACTACGTTATTATCTGATGGCAAAGAGATCAGCGCAGCAGAAG AGCGACGCCCAGACTGGACAGGAAGCACCTGTCTCCTTTCATCCTACCTTTCAGAATCTTTCCCCAACTACAGATGAACTACAGGAACTACAGGTGACTCTG ATTTCAGCTCCCTCGACGGGTCCTGCTGAGGACGCCCCACCTGCTCCACACATCTGCCCACCACAGGACAAATCGCACACGTGTCCCTGCTCGACTCAGCTGAAGGCCACGCTGGAAGTCCAGAAGAAGCAGATCCAGAACTCTGATCTGTCTGTCCAACAGATCCAGGCCTTTTTGGAGCCGCAGGAGGACGTTCATGAACCgcagcatctcctccctccAAAGACTCTGCTGCGATACGCTCAGCTGCTGGACATCGTCCGACCCTCGTGTAGGAGGTCCGTCTGCTTCACGAAAGG GTACAGGAAGTACGTGGAGGGAACGGGCtcagtgctgcagtgctgcCTGGACACATCC GTGGAAGATGTGTTTCCCAGTCTGGACCAGTgctcagaagaggagaaagtccAGAGGTTGCTGGACCTGAAGCTCCGCTACTTCACCCCCAGAGAGGTGGCCAATCTGATGGGCTTTCCTCAGAGCTTCA CCTTTCCAGAGTCCGTCTCTACCAAGCAGCAGTACAGACTTCTGGGGAACAGCCTgaacgtggtggtggtggccaaacttctgcagctgctggtgactccagagcagcagcacaaagacgGCGGACCCCATTGA